AGGCCGCCATCGCCCGGCGCATGTACCAGTTGCACGGCACCATCCAGGCCCTGCGCACCAACGTGGGCAAGAAGCGCCTGGAGATCGTTGAACCCAAGGACGCCTCCGACGTGGTGCAGGTGACGGAGCGCGTGGAGGGCGAGCCCGCGTACCTGGGTGACCTGGTCGCCCTGTACCAGGACCTGGAGAGCCGCCTGCACGCGGACTGCCGGCGCCTGCTGGCGGAGTGGCCGGCCACGAAGAAGCGCTACGCCGCGTCCAAGTACCAGTTCCAGGTGCGCGACAAGGTCATCGAGCTGGACCTCATCTCCGAGTCCCTCTCCCACCTGCGCATCCCCAAGATCTCCCTGCCCCGCTATGAAGACTGGGGCGACATCCTCACCTGGCTGCTGCGGGAGAACGCGCCGGGCGCCTTCCCGTTCACCGCGGGCGTCTTCCCGCTCAAGCGCGAGGGCGAGGATCCCGCGCGCATGTTCGCGGGCGAGGGTGGCCCGGAGCGCACCAACAAGCGCTTCCACTACGTGTCGCGCGGCCTGCCGGCGAAGCGCCTGTCCACGGCGTTCGACTCGGTGACGCTGTATGGCGAGGACCCGGACCACCGGCCGGACATCTACGGCAAGGTGGGCAACTCCGGCGTGTCCATCGCGAACGTGGACGACGCGAAGAAGCTCTACTCCGGCTTCGACCTGGCGGACCCGTCCACCTCCGTGTCGATGACCATCAACGGCCCCGCGCCCATGCTGCTGGGCTTCTTCCTCAACGCCGCCGTGGATCAGCAGTGCGAGAAGTGGATCCGCGCGCAGGGCAAGGTGGAGGAGGTCGAGAAGCGCATCGAGGAGCTCTACAAGGCGCGCGGCGTGCCGCGTCCGCGCTACCAGGGCGAGCTGCCCCAGGGCAACGACGGGCTGGGCCTGCTGCTGCTGGGCGTGTCCGGCGACGAGGTGCTGCCCCCGGAGGTCTACGCGAAGATCCGCGCGCAGACGCTCCAGGCGGTGCGTGGCACCGTGCAGGCGGACATCCTCAAGGAAGACCAGGCGCAGAACACCTGCATCTTCTCCACGGAGTTCGCGCTCCGGGTGATGGGCGACATCCAGCAGTACTTCATCGACCAGAAGGTGCGGAACTTCTACTCGGTGTCCATCTCCGGCTACCACATCGCGGAAGCCGGGGCGAACCCCATCTCCCAGCTCGCGTTCACGCTGGCCAACGGCTTCACCTTCGTCGAGTACTACCTGTCGCGCGGGATGCACATCGACGACTTCGCGCCCAACCTGTCGTTCTTCTTCTCCAACGGCATGGACCCCGAATACGCGGTGCTGGGGCGCGTGGCCCGCCGCATCTGGGCCAAGGCCATCCGGGACAAGTACGGCGGCAACGACCGCTCCCAGAAGCTGAAGTATCACATCCAGACGTCTGGCCGGTCCCTGCACGCGCAGGAGATTGCCTTCAACGACATCCGCACCACGCTGCAGGCGCTGCTGGCGCTCAACGACAACTGCAATTCCTTGCATACCAACGCGTATGACGAGGCCATCACCACGCCCACGGAAGAGAGCGTGCGGCGGGCGCTGGCCATCCAGCTGGTCATCAACAAGGAGTTCGGCCTGTCGAAGAACGAGAACCCCAACCAGGGCTCGTTCATCATCGAGGAGCTGACGGACATGGTGGAGGCGGCGGTGCTGGCGGAGTTCCGCGCCATCTCCGAGCGCGGCGGCGTGCTGGGCGCCATGGAGCGCATGTACCAGCGCTCCAAGATTCAGGAGGAGTCGCTCTACTACGAGATGCAGAAGCATGACGGGACGCTGCCCATCATCGGCGTGAACACCTTCCTGGACCCCAAGGGCTCTCCCACCGTGACGCCGCCGGAGGTCATCCGCGCGACGAAGGAGGAGAAGGACTACGCCATCACCGCCCGCGACGCCTTCTGGAAGCGCAATGAGAAGACGTCCGCGCAGGCGCTGGAGGCGGTGCGCCGCGCCGCACTGGACAACGGCAACGTGTTCGGCGCGCTGATGGACGCCTGCAAGGTGTGCACGCTGGGCCAGCTGTCCCGCGCGCTGTACGAGGTGGGCGGGCAGTACCGGCGCAACATGTAGAGGACCGGGGGCGACCGCGCCTGTTCGCGGTCGCCCAGGGCCCTCCTGGCGTTCATCAGTACAGGCTCGCGGTGGGGCGGATGATGATTTCACTCACGTCCACGTCCGCGGGCTGGGCGATGGCGTAGGCGATGGACCGGGCGACGGCCTCCGCCGGGATCGCGCCCTTGCGGAACTCGCGCATCACCTCGCGGGCGTTCGGGTCGGAGATGCTCTCCGCCAGCTCCGACGTCGTGACGCCCGGGGAGATCACCGTCACGCGGATGTCCGCGCCCACCTCCTGGCGCAGGCCCTCGGAGATGGCCATCACCGCGTACTTCGTGGCGCAGTAGACGGCCGCCGTCGGGCTCACCGCGTGCCCGCCAATGGACGACAGGTTGATGAACTGGCCCGCCTTCTGCCGCTTCATCACCGGCAGCCCCGCCGCGATGCCGTGCAGCACGCCCCGGATGTTCACGTCGATCATCCGGTCCCACTCGTCCACCTTCAACATCTCCAGCAGCGACAGCGGCATCACGCCCGCGTTGTTGATGAGCACGTCCAGCCGCCCGAACTCCTTGAGCGTGAAGTCCACGAAGCCCTGCACGTCCTCGCGCTTCGTCACGTCCAGCGCGCGCACCCGCGCTTCGCCGCCCTTCGCCTTCAGCTCGGAGGCCAGCACCTCCAGCCGGTCCACCCGCCGCGCCCCCAGCACCACCTTCGCGCCCTGCTGGGCGAGCAGGCGGGCCGTCGCCTCGCCAATCCCGCTGCTCGCTCCCGTGATGGCCACCACCTTGCCCTGGATGTTCGTCGTCATGTGCCTGTCCTCGCGTGTGGGCCGGCGCGGAAGGCGCGTCGGCGACATGCACACCCTCTCAGGAGAGGTCCAGGGGGCGGTATCCGGATGCTCCCGGACTCTTGCCCATTCCTGCACGGGCGCCCCCGCCCCTTCGGGATTAAGACAGGCCCCGCATGACGACCGCACGTCCCGCCTCCCCCCTGAACCCGCACCTGTCCGCGCTGTCCACGCTGCTCAAGCGCCACGCGCCCACGGACGGCATCCACGCCACCGCCATTCCCCGGCTGGTCCTCATCCGCGCCTCGCGGCCCACCACGCCGCTGCATGTGCTGCATGAGCCGGCGCTGTGCATCGTGGCGCAGGGCCGCAAGCAGGTGCTGCTGGGCGACGAGTCGTATGTCTATGGCCCGGACCAGTGCCTGGTCGCGTCGGTGGACCTGCCTGTCACGGGACAGGTCATCGAGGCCTCCCCCGCCACGCCCTACCTCTGCTTCCGGCTGGACCTGGAGCCCGGCCATCTGGGCGCCTTGATGATGGAGGCCCAGCTGGAGGCGCCTGCGTCGCGCGGCATGGGGCGGGGACTGGCGCTGGGCCCGGTGGACCCTCCGCTGCTGGATGCGACGGCGCGCCTCGTGCGGCTCCTGGACACGCCGCGCGACATCCCCGTGCTGGCGCCGCTCGTCATCCGGGAGATCCTCTACCGCCTGCTGTCCGCGGAGAACTCCGCGCGGCTGCGGCAGATCGCCATGGCCGACAGCCGCCAGGAGTCCGTCACCCGCGCCATCCACTGGCTCAAGGCGCACTACGCCGCCCCCCTGCGCATTGAACGGCTGGCGCGCGCCGTCCACATGAGCCCGTCCGCGCTGCACCACCACTTCAAGTCCGTCACGGCGATGAGCCCGTTGCAGTACCAGAAGCAGCTGCGGCTCCAGGAGGCCCGCCGCCTGATGCTCGCGCAGGCGATGGACGCGGCGATGGCCGGGCACTCGGTGGGCTACGAGAGCCCTTCGCAGTTCAGCCGTGAATACAGCCGGATGTTCGGAGCGCCTCCCTCCCGCGACATCGCGCGGCTCCGCCAGTCGCTGGGCGCCACGCAGTAGCCCGAAGACGCACCGCCCCCGGGGATGCCCGCTCCGTCCTCGCAATGACAGTCATGGCCCGGCTCCCAGGCACGGCGGCCCCGGGGTCCCATGGACACCCTGGCGTCCCGTCCACAGCTTGAGCCCTCCCCCATGCCCCTGGCTCCACGAAGCCGAGCAGGGGTGCGCGCCCGGGAGGAGGGCTGAATGTCGCCGGATGAAGACGTGAAGCAGGGACTGAAGCGCACGGCCCTGTTGCGCACGGCACAGGAGCTGGAGCACCTGGCCCACGCAGCCCCGGCGGGGGGCGCCGTGCAGTTCCTCCAGGGTCCCCTCGCGCGGATCGCCGGAGCGCTGGACGCGGTGGCCCCTTCCGCCTTGCGCAAGCGCATGAGCGGAGCCCTCCAGAGCCTGAAGGGGGCCAAGACCGCGCTCTTCGTGGACAGGTTGTGCGAGCGGCTCTCCTTCGAGAAGACCAGCTCGCGGCTCTACGCGAGCCTCCTCCTCAAGACCCACGCGCTGGGCACCTACACGGGGGGCCCCTCTTCGGCGCGGCTCCTGGAGCTCCACAACCAGGAGCTGGAGCACCAGGCCCTGGTGCGCGAGGGCCTCTTGCGATTCGGAGTCCCGACCTCCCTGCGGACACCCTCCGGCGACGTCGCGGATTCACAGTCACAGGCGCTCATCCAGGCCGTGGATGCTCCGGGCACCTCGCTCCTGGAGGCACTGCGCGCGACGCTCGTCTCGGAGCTCATCAACAACGCCGGCTGGGCGGTGCTCGTCGACCTGGCCGCGGAGCTGGGACCATCCGACCTGGAGCAGTCCTTCCGCGAGGTCCTGCTCGCGGAGTCGCGGCATCTGGCGGAGGTCACCGTCTGGGTCACGAACGGGACGTACACGGACGAAGCCTCCGCCCTCCGCTAGGGCACGGGGCGCCGGAGGGCGACCTTCGCGCGCACGGCTTCGATGAAGGCTGGCTTGTCCGCGCTCCCTCGCACGCGCTGGAAGTCCAGGCCCAGGTTCCCGGCGACCGCGCGCAGGTGCTCCAGACAGGGCTCGCCGTCGGGGGGCGCGCCTTGCACGAACACCGGATGGCAGCGTGAGCAGTAATTGACGACCCAGACGCGCTCGTCCGGCGGAATCTCCAGGGAGACGGGACTGCCGTCGCTCGCGCCATCCACGGAGGGCTCAATGCGCCAGATGCCGGTGGCGTCACCGGCGCCCATCAGGACGTCCCGGTAGTTGAGGCTGGGGACGAACTCCCAGTCGCCCCAGTCGTAGCCAAACGGCCGCGTCTCGGTGCGACGGGCGCGGCCCCGTGCCTGTTCGAAGTCACGGGCGGTCGTGGGGGCATCCCCGGCGGCGAAGAAGAACAGGTCCAGCACGGCATGGTCGTCGCCCATGCCCTCCTCCTCGCACTCCTGGCCCGTCTGCTCGCCACACTCGTACGTCGTCGGTGGACCACAGACACTGCACTGATAGTCATGGACGCCCATGACGGGAGCATACGCGCAGCCGGACCTCAGGCGTGGCGGCGCTCGCGCAAGAGCTCCTGCCTCACGGAGGACTCCCTGCGGAGCCTGGCCACGGAGAAGCTCAGGAACAGCAGCAGGCCCACCAGCAGGCCGCCCACGAAGGTGAGCGCGAGCAGCCACGGCTGGAAGGAGCGCATCAGACCTCCGGCCACCCCCTGACTGAAGGCCCCGCCCAGCCGGCCCAGCGTCGCATCCCGACAGTCCACGGCCTGCGCCCCCTGAAGCCCTTCGCATTCCGGGAAGACGGAGCCCAGCTCGTCGCGCGACTGCTCCACCATGGACCCCGCCATCCGCCCCGCCGTGGCCGACAGGCTCCGTCCCAGCGGGCCAGAGCCATCCGGTCCCAGCTGGCGGCCCAGCTCCGCCGTGAGCCCCCGGGCCACCTGCGTCGCAAGGGATGAAGAGAAGGACCCCGAGCCCCCAATCCCAGGCCCCGTCAGCGCGGAGCCAGGCCCAGGCAGGCTGCCCGGTGGGGGGACCTCCGGCGAAGCGGCGAGCGGCGCGGAGGGCGGCCGTTCCGGCTGGGTGACGGCGTCCAGCATGCCCCGGGCGGCCTGCTCCGCGTTGCGACGGGCCACGGCGTCATCCGTGGCCTGTTCCTCGGGGGTCTTCTGGGCCTTCTGCTCCTGGATGGTCTCCAGGGCGCCCTCGGTGCCCTGCTTCGCCATGTCGCGGGCGATGGCGCCACAGCCCACTTCCGCGACGAGCACGAGCAACCACAACCCCAGAGTCTTCACGCTGGCCATCTGGCCTCCCCGTCGCGGCCTTGTGGACACTACGGGATGAACCTAGGACCTGACCGTCACCAGGGTGAAGGGGTGACGGGCGGCGCCCCCCGCCTGCCCGCTCAGTCGTCGTCGTCGTCCCCACCACCGCCCCCCCCGCCCCCTCCATCCCCGTCGTCAGTGATGTCGGTCAGCCCGTACTCCGGGACGTTGAAGGTGCACGTCAGCTCACCGCCGTCCTTGTAGCGATAGACGAAGTGGCCTTCAGCGTGGTCCAGGGCGATGCGGTCCAGCGTCACCGACCCCTCCACCGGAACCCCGGGCGCGGCGAGGTAGCCCTCGGCATCGCCCATGTTCCCCTTCCACTTCAGCACCAGCGACGTCTCCTCGGGGTCCAGTCGGTCCTCCCGGGGAAGCAGCTTCACGGTCTTCGAGCCACCCTCCTGGATCTTGACGTCCTTCACCAGCTTGATGTCCACGCCGAAGTCCTGGAGGCCCTCGACGCCGTCCGGCGTGTAGGACAGCTCAATCGCCGTGCTCCGCGTCCCATCCTCCATGAAGTCGATGCGCGACAGCACGGCATTGCTGGAGATGGGCCAGTTCACGCTCTGGCCCAGGTGGG
This region of Corallococcus soli genomic DNA includes:
- a CDS encoding methylmalonyl-CoA mutase family protein: MRHPQPTTAPQPYKPRFHVRIVTAASLFDGHDAAINVMRRLMQSSGAEIIHLGHNRSVAEIVDCAIQEDAQGIALTSYQGGHVEYFKYMIDLLRERGANIKVFGGGGGTILPTEIEELHQYGVTRIYSPDDGRAMGLQGMIDDLISQCDFEVRPPDFKPLLKQPLPREPARIASLITIAENFAEAGEELRTALANARVEHPRVPVLGITGTGGAGKSSLVDELVRRFLADFPDKTLAVLSVDPSKRKSGGALLGDRIRMNAIDNPRVYMRSMATRQSNLALSRHVAHSIEVCKAAGFDLIVVETSGIGQSDTEITEHSDVALYVMTAEYGAATQLEKIDMLDFADVIAINKFDKRGSLDALRDVRKQWRRNHNAFTLPEDTVPVHGTIASQFNDPGMNTLYRAIIDALVKKTGASLPSGFALTPGMSEKKWIIPPERTRYLAEIVEACESYDGFVRAQAAIARRMYQLHGTIQALRTNVGKKRLEIVEPKDASDVVQVTERVEGEPAYLGDLVALYQDLESRLHADCRRLLAEWPATKKRYAASKYQFQVRDKVIELDLISESLSHLRIPKISLPRYEDWGDILTWLLRENAPGAFPFTAGVFPLKREGEDPARMFAGEGGPERTNKRFHYVSRGLPAKRLSTAFDSVTLYGEDPDHRPDIYGKVGNSGVSIANVDDAKKLYSGFDLADPSTSVSMTINGPAPMLLGFFLNAAVDQQCEKWIRAQGKVEEVEKRIEELYKARGVPRPRYQGELPQGNDGLGLLLLGVSGDEVLPPEVYAKIRAQTLQAVRGTVQADILKEDQAQNTCIFSTEFALRVMGDIQQYFIDQKVRNFYSVSISGYHIAEAGANPISQLAFTLANGFTFVEYYLSRGMHIDDFAPNLSFFFSNGMDPEYAVLGRVARRIWAKAIRDKYGGNDRSQKLKYHIQTSGRSLHAQEIAFNDIRTTLQALLALNDNCNSLHTNAYDEAITTPTEESVRRALAIQLVINKEFGLSKNENPNQGSFIIEELTDMVEAAVLAEFRAISERGGVLGAMERMYQRSKIQEESLYYEMQKHDGTLPIIGVNTFLDPKGSPTVTPPEVIRATKEEKDYAITARDAFWKRNEKTSAQALEAVRRAALDNGNVFGALMDACKVCTLGQLSRALYEVGGQYRRNM
- a CDS encoding SDR family oxidoreductase produces the protein MTTNIQGKVVAITGASSGIGEATARLLAQQGAKVVLGARRVDRLEVLASELKAKGGEARVRALDVTKREDVQGFVDFTLKEFGRLDVLINNAGVMPLSLLEMLKVDEWDRMIDVNIRGVLHGIAAGLPVMKRQKAGQFINLSSIGGHAVSPTAAVYCATKYAVMAISEGLRQEVGADIRVTVISPGVTTSELAESISDPNAREVMREFRKGAIPAEAVARSIAYAIAQPADVDVSEIIIRPTASLY
- a CDS encoding AraC family transcriptional regulator produces the protein MTTARPASPLNPHLSALSTLLKRHAPTDGIHATAIPRLVLIRASRPTTPLHVLHEPALCIVAQGRKQVLLGDESYVYGPDQCLVASVDLPVTGQVIEASPATPYLCFRLDLEPGHLGALMMEAQLEAPASRGMGRGLALGPVDPPLLDATARLVRLLDTPRDIPVLAPLVIREILYRLLSAENSARLRQIAMADSRQESVTRAIHWLKAHYAAPLRIERLARAVHMSPSALHHHFKSVTAMSPLQYQKQLRLQEARRLMLAQAMDAAMAGHSVGYESPSQFSREYSRMFGAPPSRDIARLRQSLGATQ